A window of the Helianthus annuus cultivar XRQ/B chromosome 4, HanXRQr2.0-SUNRISE, whole genome shotgun sequence genome harbors these coding sequences:
- the LOC110933455 gene encoding uncharacterized protein LOC110933455, producing MLEQIDENPDIPVKAVQEQFQRQFAIGISRMKAYRAKKLAKKHVEGDYVEQYALLREYANELIQQNPGTTVKIEVEAGPDPGNNTRQFRRIYVCLAALKQGFKALGRDFLGLDGAFMKGPFPGQILTAVGVDSNNGIYPVAYAIVESENKDSWMWFLELLGADLDIGSNSNFTFISDRQKGILPAITRLFPCAEHRYCLRHIHENMKVSFKGDLYKEMLWKCAAATTIPEFTLAMDELKAFNKKAHLWLSKIPPLHWTRAHFSGRAVSDILLNNMCEVYNGKIVEGRDKPIISSLEYIREYLMRRIVTVLNVIENSEGLLTPKATEMFDKIKQDATHYHVQWNGGDHYQVSGKPNSARVVNLAARTCSCRGWEVTGMPCRHAVAALWEKAATGGRVGALESWVHPVYTMDRWKLVYSFKVNPINGRTLWAKIQLPTTIVPPKHHTQVGRPKKLRKRSAIELEELTQSGRLSKKQTKAACTKCKNTGHNSRICKGQAEAGTSATAGKSGKRAKVMKPGKGGN from the exons ATGTTAGAACAAATTGATGAGAACCCAGATATACCAGTTAAGGCTGTTCAGGAGCAATTTCAAAGGCAGTTTGCTATTGGGATTTCCAGAATGAAGGCATACAGGGCTAAGAAACTAGCCAAGAAGCATGTAGAAGGGGATTATGTTGAGCAGTATGCACTGCTGAGAGAGTATGCTAATGAATTGATCCAACAAAATCCAGGTACTACTGTAAAAATTGAAGTAGAAGCAGGTCCAGATCCAGGGAATAACACAAGACAGTTTAGAAGAATATATGTCTGTTTGGCTGCTTTGAAACAGGGCTTTAAAGCATTAGGTAGGGATTTCTTGGGACTTGACGGGGCATTTATGAAAGGACCATTCCCAGGTCAGATCTTAACTGCTGTGGGTGTTGACAGCAACAATGGTATCTACCCTGTTGCTTATGCAATTGTTGAATCTGAAAATAAGGACTCCTGGATGTGGTTTTTAGAGTTGTTGGGTGCAGATCTTGATATAGGGAGCAATTCCAATTTTACTTTCATAAGTGATAGGCAAAAG GGAATACTTCCTGCAATCACAAGGCTCTTTCCTTGTGCTGAGCACAGATACTGTCTCAGGCACATACATGAGAATATGAAAGTGAGCTTTAAAGGTGATCTATACAAGGAGATGTTGTGGAAGTGTGCTGCTGCAACTACAATTCCAGAGTTTACACTTGCTATGGATGAATTGAAGGCTTTCAACAAGAAAGCCCACCTGTGGTTGTCTAAGATTCCACCATTGCATTGGACAAGGGCACACTTTTCAG GAAGGGCTGTTTCTGACATACTTCTTAACAACATGTGTGAAGTCTACAATGGTAAGATTGTGGAAGGCAGGGACAAGCCCATCATTTCTTCACTAGAGTACATAAGGGAGTATCTTATGCGAAGGATTGTGACTGTCTTGAACGTGATAGAGAATAGTGAAGGGCTGCTGACACCAAAAGCAACTGAAATGTTTGATAAGATCAAGCAGGATGCAACTCACTACCATGTTCAGTGGAATGGAGGGGATCACTACCAGGTCAGTGGCAAACCGAATAGTGCTCGCGTGGTGAACTTGGCTGCAAGGACTTGTAGTTGCAGAGGCTGGGAAGTAACAG GTATGCCATGCAGACATGCTGTGGCTGCATTATGGGAGAAGGCTGCTACTGGTGGAAGGGTGGGTGCTCTAGAGAGTTGGGTTCATCCAGTTTACACCATGGATAGGTGGAAATTGGTGTATTCATTCAAGGTTAACCCAATTAATGGTCGTACTTTATGGGCAAAGATTCAACTTCCGACAACTATTGTACCTCCAAAGCACCATACACAAGTCGGAAGACCAAAAAAGTTGAGGAAAAGATCTGCAATTGAGCTTGAAGAGTTGACCCAATCTGGTAGGTTGTCCAAAAAGCAAACTAAGGCTGCATGCACAAAGTGTAAGAACACCGGACATAATTCAAGGATATGCAAAGGTCAAGCTGAAGCGGGTACTAGTGCAACTGCTGGGAAATCGGGTAAACGTGCAAAAGTTATGAAACCTGGGAAGGGTGGAAATTGA
- the LOC110936520 gene encoding DNA-directed RNA polymerases I, II, and III subunit RPABC5 has translation MIIPVRCFTCGKVIGNKWDTYLDLLQSDYTEGDALDALGLVRYCCRRMLMTHVDLIEKLLNYNTLEKSDTS, from the exons ATGATCATTCCGGTCCGATGCTTCACCTGCGGCAAG gttattggaaaCAAATGGGACACGTATCTTGATCTTCTCCAGTCTGATTACACCGAAGG AGATGCTCTTGATGCTTTGGGGCTTGTCCGTTATTGTTGCAGAAGAATGCTGATGACGCATGTTGATCTCATTGAAAAGCTTCTCAACTATAACA CATTGGAGAAGTCTGACACCAGCTGA